GTCGAGTGCACGATCAGCGGCCAGACGGTCGATTGCACGCTGGGCGACTTCCCGGTCGGCGCGACCGCCACCATCACCATCGGCGCCGTCGTCACGGCCGGGGCCACCGGCACGATCGTCAATACCGCGACGATCAGCTCCGACACCAACGATCCGAACCCGGCCGACAACACGGCCAGCGCCGCGTTCACGGTGTCGGCCACCACCCCCACCACTCCGGCCACGCCGCCCCCGTGGACGCCCAGCCAGCCGGTCACCCCGACCTACCCCACCTACCCGTCGGCGCTGGCCAGCACGGGTGCGCCGATCGCCCAGCAGAGCGTCGTGGCCGGATTGCTGCTCGCGGTCGGGGCGTTGTTGATCATCGTGGCCCGGGCCCGGCCGACGCGTCCGCACCGTCGCGGCTGACCCGCGCACCGGCGGCCGGCCATCAGGACGCCGCGATTCAGGACGCGATTCAGGACGGCGCGATTCAGGACGGCGCGATTCAGGCCGACCGGCGCCGGCCCGGTCGCCAGCCGGCCAGCGCGATCATCGCGGCCCCGATCAGCAGCAAGCCCAGGCCCCAGCCCAGGAAAGACCCGACCGCGAAGCCGGTCACCGGCAGCGGGGTCGGATGCGGCGGGACCGGCCCGGGCGTCGGACCCGGCGTGGGTCCGGGGGTGGGCCCGACACAGGTGACCACGTTGGTGACCACGGTCGAGGTCAGCGGCGCGGTCAGCGTGACCGGGCCGGTCCCGGACGAGGCGGAGGTGCAGGACGCGGGTACGACGGCCCGCTCCCCCACGTCCACCGTCGACCCCGGCTGGTCGGCCCAGTACACGGTGCGCCAGACCCGGTCCACGCCGTCCAGGGTCAGCGTCGCCGAGTACCCGAGCGGCTGCGTGCCGTCGCGGTAGGTGACGCCGTCGATGACCCACTGCTTGTCGACGACCAGGAACACCGGGACCGGGGCGCAGGCGTCTGCCATGGCCGAGGAGTCCAGCGCGAACAGCGTGGCGATGTTGAAGAACCCGGACCCGCCACCCGATCCGGTCGCCGCGCAGGCCAGGCGGGCCGGGTCGATCGTGAGCGGCACGGTCGCGGTCACCGCGACCCGGTAGGTGTGGCTGGCGCCGCCGGGCAGCGCGACGTCCTGGGCGATCGTCGTCTGGTCACCGCCGGTCCAGGCCGGTTCGAACAGGCTGACCCCGTCCGGCGCGGAGGTCACCGCGGCGGACACGATCGTCGCGTCGGTGGGGAAGGCGATGTTGTCGGTCAGCGAGTAGGTGATCGCGGTGTCCGGGTTGGGGTTGGTCACCACGATCGCGTACGGCACGGTCCAGGTCCCGGGGCCGGGATCGAAGACCGGGTCCCCGTCCACCTGCTTGCTGATCGTGGGCCGGTCCGGCGTGCGATGCGTCGTCGTGCAGACCGGATCGCCCGGCTCGGCGCAGCTGCTCGGACGCACGTCGGCGGTGCTGGTGACCTGGTTGGTGATGCTGACCCCGGCGACCCCGGGGTTGACCGTCGCCTGATAGGTCAGCGTCCGGCTCTGCCCGCCGGGCACGTCGCCGACCGTCCAGACCAGTTGTTGGGTCTGCGAGTCCAGGACCGCGGCCGGGTCGGAGATCGACCCGATCACCGCGTACGGCAGCACCGCCGACAGGTCGTCGGTGACGACGACGTCGTGCACCGGCACCTCCCCGGTCGAGGTCACCGTGACCGAGTAGGTGATGGTCGACCCCGGGGCCACCACCGTTCCCGACGCCGGGTCGCTGGACTTGCTGACCGCGTAGGAACCGTCGGTGGTCAGCACCGGGTTGCTGATGTCCAGGCCGACGCTGGGCGGATCCGGGTAGTCCTCCTGCGGCCGCGGGATGGTGACCGTCACCGACCGCTCACCCAGGCACGGGGTGAGCAGCGGGTCCGCGCAGGGCACGGTGACCGGCCCGGCCGTGGGGATGTCGCCGACCACGGTGAACCCGGGGTCGCCCCAGGTCCAGGAGCTGTCGCGCAGCGGCGGCATCGTGGCCAGCGGCTCGGTCAGGGTGCAGATGCTGGACACCGGGATGAACAGCTGCAGATCGTCACCCGGGTCAGGTCCGACGGTCAGCGTCTGGCCGGCCGCCAGCGCGGTGCTGCCGGTGATCGCCGGGCCGTCCCCGGGCTGGCAGGAGTAGGTCACCGGGAACGGCTGCGGGTCGGTGATGCCGTCGGTGGCTCCGGTGACCGCCTTGGTCAGGGTGAAGCGCCCGAACAGCCGCTCCGTGGGGTTGGTGACGGTGACCGTCTGGTTCGCCTCGGTCGGCGGGGTCACGGTGACCGAGGACCCCAGATCCGGGGTGCCCCAGATGTAGGAGGAGTCGCCGGTGACCGGCTGCCCGCCGGCCCCCGGGGGCACCTCCTCGGTCACCTGGCAGACCGAGCCGACCAGGATGCCGGCCTGCACCCACGCTGTGGCCACGCTGGCCGTCCAGGGACCGGTCACCGGCACGTCCGAGCCGTACTGGCAGGAGAAGGTGCCGGTGAACACCCGATCGACCGGCACCAGGTCGTCGTCGGCGACCGATCCGGTGATGGCCTTGGCCACGTCGAAGCCCGAATACACCCGCTGAACGGTGTTGGTGACGGACAGCTGCGCGGTCTCGTCGGCGACCAGGATGACCGATTCCGGGGTGTACGTCCGGTCCCCCCAGGCGTAGGAGCCGTCCAGCAGCCGCGCCGGATCCGGGGTGTCCTCGATGATCGCGCAGACGGCCGTGGCCGGTACCCGGGCGTCCGCCGGGGTGAACAGGGTCGCCGCGGCGCCCGCGCCGACCTCCCACCGATCGCTCCAGGTCTGCGCACCCAGGGTGCAGGTCCACACGCCGGTGAAGTCGGTGTCCGGCCGGACCCCGCCGTCCGGGTCGTCGAGCACCTTGCCGACCTCCAGGCCGCCGTACTGCCGCTCGATCGTGTTGGTGACGGTGATGGTCGCGGTCCCGCCGGGAACCACGGTGACCGGATCACCGACGACCGGCGCCGCCCAGTCGAAGGAGGCATCGGGCAGACCGGCGGTGCCCAGGTCGTTCTCGGTGACCGTGCACTGCGAGTTCAGGTAGACCGCCGGGCCGGTGAACGTGTCCCCGTTGGTCAGGGTCCAGTTTCCGGTGACGGGGTCGTCGGAGCCGTACCGGCAGCTGAACGTCCCGCTGAACTGCGTGCCGGGGATCAGGGCGCCGAACGGGTCGACCACGTTCTTGGTGATCTGGAACGTGCTGCGCACCCGGACGACCGGGTTCTCGACGAAGAAGTCCTGCCGGGCGCCGGCCTCGGCCAGGGTGAAGGTGCCCCCGACCGGCGGGGTCAACGCCGGCGTCCCGGTGATGATGGGTGATCCCCAGGCGTAGGAGGTGTCGGCGAGCAGGCCCTGCGCCGGGGTGTCCTCGAAGCCGGAGCAGGTCCAGCCGACCGAGACCGGAGCGATCGTCACGGTGCCGAGATTGGCGATCGTGCCGTCGGCGTACCGGGTCGGGACGTCCGTTCCGGGCACCGCGCACTGGCCGTGCATGGTGAAATCGGCGCCGGTGCCGAGGTAGCCCTCGCTCGCCCCGGTGACCGTCTTGTGCACCACGACCTCGCCGGTGTCGCGGGTCAGCGCGTTGGCCACGGTGACCGCGTTCTGGCCGTCCGCCGTCACGGTGGTGCCGGTGACGGTCGGGGCCAGCCAGCGGTAGGCCGGATCGTCGGACGGGACGCCCAGATCGCCTTCGGTGGCCGTGCACTGCGCGGTCAGCGGCACGTCCTGGTCGACGACGACGCCGGTCGGGTCGACCACCGCGTCCAGGGTGCCGCCGGCGACCTGCTGGCCGCCGTAGCTGCAGGACCAGGTGATCGGATAGGTCCGAGCCGGATCGATGACGCCCTGGCCGCCGGTCAACGACTTGACCACCCGGACCGGCGCGCCGACCCGGACGATCGGGTTGACGATCGCGACCTCGACCTGCTGGCCCTCCTGCGCGATGGTCACGGTGGCGCCCGGATCGTAGGTCGCCGGGCCCCAGCCGTAGGAGGCGTCCACAAGGCCGGCCGGGTCGGGCGGCAGCTCGGCCACGGTGCAGCTGACCCCGACCGGGATGCCGGTCAGCGTCCTCGGCTCACCCTCGGTGAGGGTGACGGTGAACAGGTCACCGGGGCCGCAGCTGACGTTGACGTCGAAAGTGGTACCGGGCACCAGGCCGGCGGTCTGCCCGGTGACCTGCTTGGTCAGCTCCAGCGAGCCGAACCGGGGCGTGATCGGGTTGACCGCGTTGACCTGGATCGGCGTGGCCGTCTCGGGGATCCGGATGGTGATCGATCCGTTGACCCGGCTGCTGCCGATGCCGAACTCGACGTCGTCCCAGCCGAAGGCCGGCGAGAGGGGGTCGGGTTTGCCGGTTTCGGTGATGGTGCAGGAGCTTCCGGACGCGATGGCCCGGTCCGGCGTCCAGCTCTGACCGTCGGCCAGGTCGACCGTCGATTCGTAGCCGTCGGTGCACTCGACCGCGAAGGTGAACTGGCTGCCCGGCTGGTAGCCCAGGGCCTTGCCGTCACCGACCACCGACTTGGTCAGCTGGAAGGTGCCGGTCAGCTGGTTGGTCCGGTTGGTCACCGTCACGGTGGCCGGGAAGTCGGGCGAGGTGATCAGCACCGAGGTTCCGGGGTCGTAGGTCGGCGGCAGCCACACCCAGGAGGTGTCGTCGGCCACGGGGGGCGCGTCCAGGGTGGTCGGGTCCTCGACCACCGTGCACCGGGACTCCAGCAGGATGTCGGGGATCACCGTCGACTCGCCGGCGAAGAGCTGGACCGTGCCGTTGGCCGCGCTCACGCCCGCGTAGCTGCAGTCGTAGTCGATGGTGTACTGCCGCTGCCGGTCGACCCGGCCGCTCGGATCCACCAGCTGCTTGCTGATCTCCAGGTCCCCGTACACCCGGCTGACCGGGTTGGTGACGACGACGCTGGGCACCTGGTTGGGCGCGGTGATGGTCACCGGTCCGGGCAGCACGGGAGTGCCCCACTGGTAGGACGAGTCGAGCAGGCCGACGGTCGGGGTGGCCTCGCTGAACGAGCAGGACGTGCCCACCGGCAGGTCGGGGGTGAGCGCGGTTCCGCCGACGCCCACGGTGAAGGCGCCTGTGTAGGCGTTGCTGCAGGAGACGGTGATCTGGAAGCTGGCCGCGGCGGTGACCCCCGCGGTCTCGCCGGTGATCTGCTTGCCGACCTGGACCCGGCCGAAGACCGGGATCGTCGGGTTGGTCACCGTCAGGGTGGCGGTGCCGTTGGCCGGCACGGTCACGCTGTTGGTCGCGCTGGTGCCGTCGGACCAGGTGGCGTTGCCCCAGACGTAGGCCGGCTGCAGCAGGTCGGCGGCGGGCGGCACCTCGGCCGCTGTGCAGGTGTTGCGGGCCGGCACGGAGACCGTCGCGCTCCCGCCCGCGGCCAACGTCACCTGGCCGGAGGCCACGCCGCAGGTGTACTGCACGGTGAACGGCTCGCCGGTGCCGATGTAGCCGTCGCCCTGGATCTGCTTGGCCAGCACGAGGCTGCCGGCGTCGCGCTCGTAGGTGTTGGTGATGCCGACCTGGGCGGTGGCGCCGTCGCCGATCGTCACGCTGGTCGGCGTCACCGTGTAGCCCGACCAGGCGTAGCTGGGGTCACCGAAATCCCCGGCCTGCGCGGTCAGGGTCTCGCTGAAGGTGCAGACCGAGCCGGCCGGGATCGCCGCCGCCGGGGAGACGGCCTGTGCCGCGGTCAGGTCCAGCGTGCCCGCCGACGTCGGGCCGTTGGTCAGCGTGCAGGAGTACGCGACCGGGAAGACCCGGTTGACGCCCCCGGTGTACCCGCCGGGCCCGTCGATGGATTTGGTCACGGCGAAGCTGCCCAGCCGCTGCACCACCGGGTTGGTGATCGTGACGTCGGCGGTGGCCTGGTCGGTGATGGTCACCGGCTGGGCCGAGTACGACGGGGTCCCCCAGGCGAACGAGGCGTTGAGCAGGCCGCCGGTCGGGCCGTTCTCGCTGACCGTGCAGGCCCGGCCGGCCGGGATGCCGGTCACGGTCACCGCCGCCGCGGTGGTCAGGGCGCTGAAGCTGCCGCTGAACCCGGCGCCGCAGGTGTAGGCGCCGGCAAAACTCTGGCCGGTGCCTCCGACGTACCCGCCTTGCGGGTCGTCGACGACCTTGCTGATGCGCAGCGTGCCGGTGGCCGCCCGGTTCACCACGGTGCAGCCGACCGCACTGCCGGCGGGCAGATCCGGCAGGGTGACCACCCCGGTGGGGCTGACCGGATAGGTGGTGGACCCGCGGGCGCAGGTCCACGAGCCGACCTGGACGAAGCCGGTTGCGGCCGCCCCGGTGCCGAGCTCGGTGAGCTGGTAGGTGCCGGCGACGATGCGCTGGTTGGTGACGGCCGTCGAGCCGGAGGCGCCGGAGACCACGGTGCCGCTGGTCGGCGACGCCGTCCCGGTCGCGGTCAGCGTGAACAGGGACGGGCTGACCACGGCCCCGGTCACGGACTTGACCAGGGTCAGCGTCGTCCGCGGGGTATAGGTGTTGGTGAAGGTGCAGATGACGACCGGATTCGCGGGATACAGCGGGGCCGGGACCGGGTCCAGGCTGATCCGCCGCGCGGCCAGGTTGCCGGTTCCGGGCAGGTCGACCAGCACGCCGAGCGCGTTGTACTGCTGGCAGGTCAGGCCGGTCAACGACCAGCGGTCGTCGGCCGGGTCGCCCTCGGTCACGGTGACGGTGCTGCCGGAGGTCAAGGGTCGCTCGACGGTGCCCCGGGAGGCCAGCGAGAACGTGGTGTTGGCCCAGGCCGAACCGGTCAGCGTCGACGTGCTGTTGTAGCTGAACGAAGGAGTGCCCGGCGGCGAGCCGACCACGTTCTTGACGATCCGCAGCGTGCGGACCTGCTGGAGCGAGGCGTACAGGCAGGCGTTGGTCTGGGCGCCCTCGACGGTGGAGAACTCGTTGACCGGATTGCCGGCCGGCGTGGCCGGGCAGCTCGTCGCGCTGGCGGCCGGCACGAAGCCCAGGATCACCAGCCGGTAGGTGAGCCCGCCCTGGGTCAGGGTGACGTCGGAGATCTGGTTGGTGAACGAGGTGATGTCGTTGCAGCAGTTGCCGGATCCGGTGTTGGGGGTCTCGTTCATCGTCCAGTTGAACGTCACCGTCGTCCCGCTGAAACCGCCCAGCTGGGTCCGCAGCTCGCCGGTGAAGTACTGATCGTTCGCCTGGATCGGGTTGTTGTAGTGGGTCATGCCGCCGATCAGAAAGGGCATCCCGTCCTCGGCCGAGGTGACGGTGGAGGGCCGGAAGCCCAGCGCGCTCTGGCTGCTGGTGCTCAGGTTGGTCGGGCAGCTGGTGCTGTAGCCGTGCGCCGTGGTCGCCGAGTTGGGCAGGCCGGCCACCGTGTTGGTGACCCAGG
This genomic window from Nakamurella multipartita DSM 44233 contains:
- a CDS encoding DUF11 domain-containing protein; translated protein: MDTLPAGVSGPSESGSVECTISGQTVDCTLGDFPVGATATITIGAVVTAGATGTIVNTATISSDTNDPNPADNTASAAFTVSATTPTTPATPPPWTPSQPVTPTYPTYPSALASTGAPIAQQSVVAGLLLAVGALLIIVARARPTRPHRRG
- a CDS encoding DUF5979 domain-containing protein, whose protein sequence is MGTVARRRTRRWGALATVVALVAGLLMVSATIAPAPPAHAATVAIGTIATQMANQQGVDAGTSGNCIRYAPSSGTGSSSTSSAWVTNTVAGLPNSATTAHGYSTSCPTNLSTSSQSALGFRPSTVTSAEDGMPFLIGGMTHYNNPIQANDQYFTGELRTQLGGFSGTTVTFNWTMNETPNTGSGNCCNDITSFTNQISDVTLTQGGLTYRLVILGFVPAASATSCPATPAGNPVNEFSTVEGAQTNACLYASLQQVRTLRIVKNVVGSPPGTPSFSYNSTSTLTGSAWANTTFSLASRGTVERPLTSGSTVTVTEGDPADDRWSLTGLTCQQYNALGVLVDLPGTGNLAARRISLDPVPAPLYPANPVVICTFTNTYTPRTTLTLVKSVTGAVVSPSLFTLTATGTASPTSGTVVSGASGSTAVTNQRIVAGTYQLTELGTGAAATGFVQVGSWTCARGSTTYPVSPTGVVTLPDLPAGSAVGCTVVNRAATGTLRISKVVDDPQGGYVGGTGQSFAGAYTCGAGFSGSFSALTTAAAVTVTGIPAGRACTVSENGPTGGLLNASFAWGTPSYSAQPVTITDQATADVTITNPVVQRLGSFAVTKSIDGPGGYTGGVNRVFPVAYSCTLTNGPTSAGTLDLTAAQAVSPAAAIPAGSVCTFSETLTAQAGDFGDPSYAWSGYTVTPTSVTIGDGATAQVGITNTYERDAGSLVLAKQIQGDGYIGTGEPFTVQYTCGVASGQVTLAAGGSATVSVPARNTCTAAEVPPAADLLQPAYVWGNATWSDGTSATNSVTVPANGTATLTVTNPTIPVFGRVQVGKQITGETAGVTAAASFQITVSCSNAYTGAFTVGVGGTALTPDLPVGTSCSFSEATPTVGLLDSSYQWGTPVLPGPVTITAPNQVPSVVVTNPVSRVYGDLEISKQLVDPSGRVDRQRQYTIDYDCSYAGVSAANGTVQLFAGESTVIPDILLESRCTVVEDPTTLDAPPVADDTSWVWLPPTYDPGTSVLITSPDFPATVTVTNRTNQLTGTFQLTKSVVGDGKALGYQPGSQFTFAVECTDGYESTVDLADGQSWTPDRAIASGSSCTITETGKPDPLSPAFGWDDVEFGIGSSRVNGSITIRIPETATPIQVNAVNPITPRFGSLELTKQVTGQTAGLVPGTTFDVNVSCGPGDLFTVTLTEGEPRTLTGIPVGVSCTVAELPPDPAGLVDASYGWGPATYDPGATVTIAQEGQQVEVAIVNPIVRVGAPVRVVKSLTGGQGVIDPARTYPITWSCSYGGQQVAGGTLDAVVDPTGVVVDQDVPLTAQCTATEGDLGVPSDDPAYRWLAPTVTGTTVTADGQNAVTVANALTRDTGEVVVHKTVTGASEGYLGTGADFTMHGQCAVPGTDVPTRYADGTIANLGTVTIAPVSVGWTCSGFEDTPAQGLLADTSYAWGSPIITGTPALTPPVGGTFTLAEAGARQDFFVENPVVRVRSTFQITKNVVDPFGALIPGTQFSGTFSCRYGSDDPVTGNWTLTNGDTFTGPAVYLNSQCTVTENDLGTAGLPDASFDWAAPVVGDPVTVVPGGTATITVTNTIERQYGGLEVGKVLDDPDGGVRPDTDFTGVWTCTLGAQTWSDRWEVGAGAAATLFTPADARVPATAVCAIIEDTPDPARLLDGSYAWGDRTYTPESVILVADETAQLSVTNTVQRVYSGFDVAKAITGSVADDDLVPVDRVFTGTFSCQYGSDVPVTGPWTASVATAWVQAGILVGSVCQVTEEVPPGAGGQPVTGDSSYIWGTPDLGSSVTVTPPTEANQTVTVTNPTERLFGRFTLTKAVTGATDGITDPQPFPVTYSCQPGDGPAITGSTALAAGQTLTVGPDPGDDLQLFIPVSSICTLTEPLATMPPLRDSSWTWGDPGFTVVGDIPTAGPVTVPCADPLLTPCLGERSVTVTIPRPQEDYPDPPSVGLDISNPVLTTDGSYAVSKSSDPASGTVVAPGSTITYSVTVTSTGEVPVHDVVVTDDLSAVLPYAVIGSISDPAAVLDSQTQQLVWTVGDVPGGQSRTLTYQATVNPGVAGVSITNQVTSTADVRPSSCAEPGDPVCTTTHRTPDRPTISKQVDGDPVFDPGPGTWTVPYAIVVTNPNPDTAITYSLTDNIAFPTDATIVSAAVTSAPDGVSLFEPAWTGGDQTTIAQDVALPGGASHTYRVAVTATVPLTIDPARLACAATGSGGGSGFFNIATLFALDSSAMADACAPVPVFLVVDKQWVIDGVTYRDGTQPLGYSATLTLDGVDRVWRTVYWADQPGSTVDVGERAVVPASCTSASSGTGPVTLTAPLTSTVVTNVVTCVGPTPGPTPGPTPGPVPPHPTPLPVTGFAVGSFLGWGLGLLLIGAAMIALAGWRPGRRRSA